In the Alkaliphilus flagellatus genome, one interval contains:
- a CDS encoding ATP-dependent Clp protease ATP-binding subunit — protein sequence MKKCSICNKNMAVVFASKMENGKSEMKGICIECAKKMGLPIIDQLMEQTGMTEEEISGLSQQMNNVFEEMDLENMDGDNFLGNLFKGSFNPFKKDSEDEVDIEEEEVFDDEDESIEEKPKEKKKKKNKKKKYLDTYGTNLTDKARNKEVDKVIGRHKEIDRVIQILNRRSKNNPILIGEPGVGKTAIAEGLAVRIIEEQVPAKLFNAEVYLLDLTAIVAGTQFRGQFEGRMKAIIQEAQECGNIILVIDEVHNIMGAGEVHGGVMNAANILKPALARGEIQVIGATTLDEYRKHIEKDSALERRFQPVLVEEPTVEDTIEILKGIKGYYEDYHRVKISDEVIESAAKLSERYITDRYLPDKAIDVIDEAGSKVNLRNQGLVEIESLKEELKAIEEKKAEAAKNNDYEKAAQYKVDECKILDRVAELEEEVNNSSITVEDVAFVIESWTNIPVGKITEEEASRLLNLEEHLHERVIGQHDAIRSLSRTIRRNRSGFRKKKKPASFIFVGPTGVGKTELVRALATELFGSEDAMIRVDMSEYMEKHTVSKLIGAPPGYVGYDQGGQLTEKVRRKPYSVILLDEIEKAHPDVFNMLLQILEDGRLTDSQGRTVFFENTVVIMTSNAGTQLKSSGIGFGKRGYEALENRVKEALRETFRPEFLNRVDETIVFTQLSREELRKIVDLMLRDVIEDVKEKDMTITISEEVKDFVLEKGYDEKYGARPLRRTIQRYIEDEIAEEYIKKQFVAGDHIKVDLKDDKVVLSK from the coding sequence ATGAAAAAATGTTCTATATGTAATAAAAATATGGCAGTAGTTTTTGCAAGTAAGATGGAAAATGGGAAATCTGAAATGAAGGGTATATGCATAGAATGTGCTAAAAAAATGGGCTTACCTATAATAGATCAATTAATGGAACAAACAGGTATGACTGAGGAAGAAATATCTGGTTTATCTCAGCAGATGAACAATGTATTTGAAGAGATGGACTTGGAGAACATGGATGGAGATAACTTCCTAGGCAATTTATTTAAGGGTTCTTTTAATCCCTTTAAAAAGGATAGTGAAGATGAAGTAGATATAGAAGAAGAGGAAGTCTTTGATGATGAAGATGAGTCCATAGAAGAAAAACCTAAGGAGAAGAAGAAGAAAAAAAATAAGAAGAAAAAATATTTAGATACTTATGGTACTAACCTTACAGATAAAGCAAGAAACAAAGAAGTAGATAAGGTAATTGGTAGACATAAGGAGATTGATAGGGTAATACAAATTTTAAATAGAAGATCTAAAAATAACCCAATATTAATTGGAGAGCCTGGTGTGGGTAAAACAGCTATTGCAGAAGGCTTAGCTGTTCGTATTATAGAAGAACAGGTACCTGCAAAACTATTTAATGCAGAGGTTTATTTATTAGATTTGACAGCTATTGTTGCAGGAACCCAATTTAGAGGACAGTTTGAAGGAAGAATGAAGGCTATTATACAAGAGGCTCAGGAATGTGGAAACATAATTTTAGTAATAGATGAGGTTCACAACATTATGGGCGCAGGAGAGGTTCATGGTGGCGTTATGAATGCTGCAAATATTTTAAAGCCTGCACTTGCCCGTGGCGAAATACAGGTTATTGGTGCAACTACATTAGATGAATATAGAAAACATATTGAGAAGGATTCTGCCCTAGAGAGAAGATTTCAGCCAGTGTTAGTTGAAGAACCTACGGTAGAGGATACCATTGAAATCTTAAAGGGAATTAAAGGCTATTATGAAGATTATCATAGGGTTAAAATATCTGATGAAGTAATAGAGTCTGCTGCAAAGCTATCTGAAAGATATATTACAGATAGATATTTACCGGATAAGGCAATTGATGTTATTGACGAGGCGGGATCTAAAGTAAACCTTAGAAATCAGGGGCTTGTAGAAATCGAGTCTTTAAAGGAAGAGCTAAAGGCTATAGAAGAAAAAAAGGCAGAGGCTGCTAAAAATAATGACTATGAAAAGGCTGCTCAGTATAAAGTAGATGAGTGTAAGATTTTAGATAGAGTAGCAGAACTAGAAGAGGAAGTAAACAACAGCTCCATTACAGTGGAGGATGTAGCTTTTGTAATTGAATCTTGGACTAATATTCCTGTAGGCAAGATTACTGAAGAAGAAGCTAGTAGGCTGTTAAACCTTGAAGAGCATCTTCATGAAAGGGTAATAGGTCAACATGATGCCATTAGAAGTTTATCAAGAACTATAAGACGCAACCGTTCTGGTTTTAGAAAGAAGAAAAAGCCAGCTTCATTTATATTTGTGGGTCCTACTGGAGTAGGAAAGACAGAGCTTGTAAGAGCCTTAGCTACAGAGCTATTTGGTAGCGAGGATGCTATGATCCGTGTAGATATGTCTGAATATATGGAAAAGCATACGGTTTCTAAATTAATAGGTGCTCCTCCAGGATATGTAGGATATGATCAAGGTGGACAATTAACAGAGAAGGTTAGAAGAAAACCTTATTCAGTTATACTTTTAGATGAAATCGAAAAAGCTCATCCAGATGTATTTAATATGCTACTTCAAATTTTAGAAGATGGTAGACTAACAGACAGTCAAGGAAGAACTGTATTCTTTGAAAATACTGTAGTAATTATGACATCTAATGCGGGTACTCAACTAAAATCAAGCGGTATAGGTTTTGGTAAAAGGGGTTATGAGGCTTTAGAAAATCGTGTTAAAGAAGCCTTAAGAGAAACATTTAGACCAGAGTTTTTAAATAGAGTAGATGAAACTATTGTATTTACACAGTTATCTAGAGAAGAACTACGTAAAATAGTAGACCTTATGTTAAGAGATGTAATTGAAGATGTTAAGGAAAAAGATATGACAATTACAATTTCCGAAGAAGTTAAGGACTTTGTACTAGAAAAGGGTTATGATGAAAAATATGGTGCTAGACCTTTAAGAAGAACAATACAGAGATATATTGAAGATGAAATTGCAGAAGAATATATTAAAAAGCAATTTGTAGCAGGGGACCATATTAAAGTAGATTTAAAAGATGATAAGGTTGTATTGAGTAAATAG
- a CDS encoding HXXEE domain-containing protein, with translation MNDIKLMVWFFPILFIFHDFEEIIFMQPWISKNRRYLCERFPMLSKRLLPHFDNITTSSFAFGVAEEFILISIVTVVSYLTNWYNLWVGLFIAFTLHLVIHCFQTLIVRKYVPAIITSIICLPICIYIIRHIVQLFQLSTVVFYSILGFIIMVVNLCIIHKAMDIFSKWLTQYEQQSK, from the coding sequence ATGAATGATATAAAATTAATGGTATGGTTTTTCCCTATACTTTTTATTTTTCACGATTTTGAAGAAATAATTTTCATGCAACCGTGGATAAGTAAAAATAGACGCTATTTATGTGAAAGATTTCCTATGTTATCAAAAAGGTTATTACCTCATTTTGATAATATTACAACATCATCTTTCGCATTTGGTGTAGCTGAAGAATTTATTTTGATTAGCATAGTTACAGTTGTTTCTTACTTGACGAATTGGTATAACCTATGGGTAGGTTTGTTTATTGCATTTACTTTACATTTAGTAATACATTGCTTTCAAACATTGATAGTAAGAAAATATGTACCTGCTATTATTACAAGCATTATTTGTTTGCCTATCTGTATTTATATCATTAGACATATAGTGCAATTGTTCCAGTTGAGTACTGTTGTCTTCTATTCCATTTTAGGCTTTATAATTATGGTGGTTAATTTATGTATCATTCATAAAGCTATGGATATATTCAGCAAATGGTTAACACAATATGAACAACAAAGCAAATGA
- a CDS encoding MBL fold metallo-hydrolase, protein MQNINCNIVHLGHSSFLVETKNNILIFDYFNDTPVLSERSIENGVLSPEDFKTDKDIFVFITHSHSDHYNPVIFQWENANPNIKYILSSDVKEEIEEDHFYYMSPYETLQIKDVNIKTYGSTDKGVSFLVNVDSIDIFHAGDLNWWHWKEFTEQELKREEEDFKREVDNIIGNNVDVAFIPVDPRLEEFYHLAGVYFAEKINPKLLVPMHFRDNFYICKNFAKQLTNSSVKVVELTHVGQRIGFSK, encoded by the coding sequence ATGCAAAATATAAACTGCAATATAGTTCATTTGGGACACAGTAGCTTTTTAGTAGAGACTAAAAATAACATATTAATATTCGACTATTTTAATGACACCCCTGTCCTTTCAGAAAGAAGTATAGAAAATGGAGTACTATCCCCGGAAGATTTTAAAACTGACAAAGATATTTTTGTATTTATAACCCATAGCCATAGTGATCACTATAATCCTGTAATATTTCAGTGGGAAAATGCAAATCCAAATATAAAATATATTTTAAGTAGTGATGTAAAGGAAGAAATAGAAGAAGATCATTTTTACTATATGAGTCCTTATGAAACTCTTCAAATAAAAGACGTAAATATAAAAACATACGGTTCTACAGATAAAGGAGTATCTTTTTTAGTCAATGTAGATAGTATTGATATATTCCATGCAGGAGACCTAAACTGGTGGCATTGGAAGGAATTTACTGAACAAGAGCTTAAAAGAGAGGAAGAAGATTTTAAGAGAGAAGTAGATAATATAATAGGAAATAATGTAGATGTAGCCTTTATACCGGTAGACCCGAGACTCGAAGAGTTCTACCATTTAGCTGGAGTATATTTTGCAGAAAAGATAAATCCTAAACTTCTAGTTCCTATGCATTTTAGAGACAATTTTTACATATGCAAGAATTTTGCAAAGCAGCTAACTAACAGCTCTGTAAAAGTTGTAGAGCTTACACATGTGGGGCAGAGGATTGGGTTTAGCAAATAG
- a CDS encoding FprA family A-type flavoprotein, which translates to MNQTKITDNVYQLSVNVEDILFEGLWEMPNGVSINSYIIKGQKTALIDGVCGWDGVPETLLALLDKLEIDPKSIEYLIINHMEPDHSGWIEAFKKINSDFKIVCSQKGAELLEAFYNHSDNVIIVKDKDTLDLGNGHVLEFVEMPNVHWPDTMATFDTKTGILFSCDAFGSFGTVNESNYDDLLNEEEIDFYEKEAVRYYSNIIGAFSLPVKKAIEKCENLLIKMIAPGHGIVWRKNPNKIIEDYSRYVSYQKGLAKKEITLIWGSMYGMTQKAVDYAIKELEKENISVNVHKVPEDSWGTILASVWNSTGVILAMPTYEYKMFPPMAAVLEELGKKKAVGRKAFRFGSYGWSGGAQKELDEIIDKYKMNWEFIEPVEFKGSPREEDLNLIGLRIKELINTVNNLF; encoded by the coding sequence TTGAATCAAACAAAGATTACTGATAATGTATATCAATTATCGGTAAATGTAGAAGATATTTTATTTGAAGGATTATGGGAAATGCCTAACGGGGTATCTATTAACTCTTATATTATAAAAGGACAAAAGACTGCACTTATAGATGGAGTATGCGGTTGGGATGGTGTTCCTGAAACCCTGTTAGCTTTATTAGATAAGTTAGAAATAGATCCAAAATCTATAGAATACTTAATAATAAATCATATGGAACCAGATCATTCAGGTTGGATAGAAGCCTTTAAAAAAATAAATTCAGACTTTAAGATTGTGTGTAGTCAAAAAGGAGCAGAGCTATTAGAAGCATTCTATAACCATAGCGACAATGTAATAATTGTTAAAGATAAAGATACTTTAGATTTAGGAAATGGACATGTTTTGGAGTTTGTAGAAATGCCTAATGTACATTGGCCAGACACTATGGCTACATTTGATACAAAAACAGGTATCTTATTTTCCTGCGATGCATTTGGATCATTTGGTACTGTTAATGAATCTAATTATGATGATTTGTTAAATGAAGAAGAGATAGATTTTTATGAAAAGGAAGCTGTAAGATACTATTCAAATATTATAGGAGCCTTCTCTTTACCTGTTAAAAAAGCTATTGAAAAGTGCGAGAACCTGCTTATTAAAATGATAGCACCGGGACATGGAATTGTTTGGAGAAAAAATCCAAATAAAATAATAGAAGATTATAGTAGATATGTATCTTATCAGAAAGGATTAGCAAAAAAAGAAATAACACTTATATGGGGTTCTATGTATGGAATGACTCAAAAAGCAGTGGATTATGCTATAAAAGAGTTAGAAAAGGAAAATATAAGTGTAAATGTTCATAAAGTGCCGGAAGATTCCTGGGGTACTATATTAGCTTCCGTGTGGAACTCTACAGGAGTAATATTAGCTATGCCAACTTATGAATATAAAATGTTTCCACCAATGGCGGCTGTATTAGAGGAGCTTGGAAAGAAAAAGGCAGTAGGTAGAAAAGCTTTTAGATTTGGATCCTATGGTTGGTCTGGTGGAGCACAAAAGGAATTGGATGAAATTATAGATAAATATAAGATGAATTGGGAGTTTATAGAGCCTGTTGAATTTAAAGGATCACCAAGGGAAGAAGATTTAAATTTAATAGGACTGCGTATAAAGGAATTAATTAATACAGTAAATAATTTATTTTAA
- a CDS encoding peptidoglycan recognition protein family protein has protein sequence MSMIVQPKPSMVSRSGWGATAVDLSKTNNLKNPAYIIVHHAGDANDAIVKAYPDEKAAMRRYQQIHIGQGWGDIGYHYCIGINGTILEGRTDTKEGIHAPGYNYRSIAVMLHGNYDIRSFTSTQQNKLIDILAWLCYKNNISPSNILGHKDVTATTCPGSGIYSKLSSIRGLVMDRVYPQPQQ, from the coding sequence ATGAGTATGATAGTACAACCAAAGCCTTCAATGGTATCAAGATCTGGATGGGGTGCTACAGCTGTAGATTTGAGTAAAACGAATAATCTCAAAAACCCAGCATATATAATAGTTCATCATGCAGGAGATGCAAATGATGCTATCGTAAAAGCTTATCCAGATGAAAAAGCAGCAATGAGAAGATATCAACAAATTCACATAGGTCAAGGGTGGGGCGATATAGGATACCATTATTGTATTGGAATAAATGGAACTATACTTGAGGGAAGAACCGATACAAAAGAAGGAATCCATGCGCCAGGCTATAATTATCGTAGCATTGCGGTAATGCTTCATGGTAATTATGATATACGTAGTTTTACTTCTACACAACAAAATAAATTGATAGATATTTTAGCATGGTTATGTTACAAGAATAATATTTCACCGTCGAATATTTTAGGGCATAAAGATGTAACTGCAACTACTTGTCCTGGTTCAGGAATTTATAGTAAGCTATCTAGTATTAGAGGTCTAGTAATGGATAGAGTTTATCCTCAGCCTCAGCAATAG
- a CDS encoding response regulator transcription factor codes for MGGELIITNNIIKDNEVKTMFKVLVVDDERAIADSIAYALKRECYEVDVAYDGEEALEKIMRLKPDVVVLDVMMPKYDGYEVCKKIDKNSSIGILMLTAKNDLVDKVIGLELGADDYLTKPFEMIELLARVKSLCRRINKISSELNSNSISIINVEDLKIDLQERTVYADGILIELKPKEFDLLVFLFENPRHVFSRDEILDRVWDMDYLGGTRTIDIHIQRIRKKLGRHGDLIKTVAKVGYKAVNNFDKI; via the coding sequence ATGGGTGGTGAGTTAATTATTACAAATAATATAATTAAAGATAATGAAGTGAAGACCATGTTTAAAGTTTTAGTTGTGGATGATGAAAGGGCTATTGCTGATTCAATAGCATATGCACTAAAAAGAGAATGCTATGAGGTTGATGTAGCATATGATGGTGAAGAAGCACTGGAAAAAATAATGAGGCTTAAACCAGATGTAGTTGTTTTAGATGTTATGATGCCAAAATATGATGGATACGAAGTGTGCAAAAAAATTGATAAAAATAGTTCAATAGGTATTCTTATGCTTACAGCAAAAAATGATTTAGTAGATAAGGTCATAGGTTTGGAGCTAGGAGCAGATGACTATTTAACCAAGCCATTTGAGATGATAGAACTTTTGGCAAGAGTTAAATCCCTGTGTAGAAGAATTAATAAAATTTCTTCGGAATTAAATTCAAATAGTATATCTATAATCAATGTGGAAGATCTAAAGATAGATTTGCAGGAACGCACTGTATATGCAGATGGAATATTGATTGAACTTAAGCCTAAAGAGTTTGATTTATTAGTTTTTCTCTTTGAAAATCCTAGACATGTCTTTTCTAGGGATGAAATTTTAGATAGAGTGTGGGATATGGACTATTTAGGTGGAACACGAACGATAGATATACATATTCAAAGAATTAGAAAAAAGTTAGGAAGGCATGGGGATCTGATAAAGACTGTAGCTAAGGTAGGATATAAGGCGGTAAATAATTTTGATAAAATTTAG
- a CDS encoding sensor histidine kinase: MIKFSIKIKWTLFIVLLLIVTITFTGFFMLKGVLANQMAYYEELLRENSKIANLYIRETYISSDSDNFEEFYVREAENLVLNLKRIIHLPIAMYDMEGQILFSGGNISVDRQPPNIMIDALKDQCVYEEYGNEIVYLAPIYDFDKQIGVIKITYSAERESIFYKDIKLLFYKISIVSICIASLIGIVYFSKIAENISRLKYSVEAIEQGDYDSIVKLDSQDELGDLREGVFFMAKTIKQNIEDITTEKEKLELAVKKLQKLEKQQKEFIGNITHEFKTPLTVLKAQIDLISLYRDDEDMACRSKKIAEKELKRLDAMVENILSLSRVEKYDFEFKREKINTKKLLNDICLRMEGKASKFGIKIIENLQDAYIFIDAESFMQIFINLIDNAIKYNVRNGQIYIRSYIKEDKNHIQIEDTGIGIPREHREKIFEPFYTVDKNRSKNFSGTGIGLSLVKNLVENQSGIISLVDTKKSTCFEIVFPLYNEERKCRIK; the protein is encoded by the coding sequence TTGATAAAATTTAGTATAAAGATAAAATGGACGTTATTTATAGTATTGCTTTTGATAGTAACCATAACATTTACGGGTTTTTTTATGTTGAAAGGGGTTTTAGCTAATCAGATGGCATATTATGAAGAGTTACTTCGAGAAAATAGCAAGATTGCAAATTTATACATTAGAGAGACCTATATATCTTCGGATTCTGATAATTTTGAAGAATTTTATGTAAGAGAAGCAGAAAATTTAGTACTAAATTTGAAAAGAATAATACACTTGCCTATTGCTATGTATGATATGGAAGGACAAATATTATTTAGTGGAGGCAACATATCTGTAGATAGACAACCACCTAATATTATGATAGATGCATTAAAGGATCAGTGTGTTTATGAAGAATATGGAAACGAAATTGTTTATCTGGCACCTATATATGATTTTGATAAGCAAATTGGTGTAATTAAAATTACGTACAGTGCTGAAAGGGAAAGTATTTTTTATAAAGATATAAAATTACTATTTTACAAAATAAGCATAGTATCTATATGCATAGCTTCTTTAATTGGAATTGTGTATTTTTCAAAAATAGCAGAGAATATTTCAAGACTAAAATATTCTGTTGAAGCCATAGAGCAGGGAGATTATGATTCTATTGTAAAACTAGATTCTCAGGATGAACTGGGAGATCTTAGAGAAGGAGTATTTTTTATGGCAAAAACAATAAAGCAAAACATAGAAGATATAACTACTGAAAAGGAAAAATTAGAATTAGCCGTTAAAAAACTTCAAAAATTGGAAAAACAACAAAAAGAATTCATAGGAAACATTACTCATGAATTTAAAACTCCTTTAACAGTGTTGAAAGCACAAATAGATTTAATAAGCCTTTATAGAGATGATGAAGATATGGCTTGTAGGTCGAAAAAAATAGCAGAAAAGGAATTAAAAAGATTAGATGCTATGGTTGAAAATATTCTTTCTTTATCTAGAGTTGAAAAATACGATTTTGAGTTTAAGAGAGAGAAAATTAATACAAAAAAACTTCTTAATGATATCTGCCTGAGAATGGAAGGAAAAGCTTCTAAATTTGGTATTAAAATAATAGAAAACCTTCAAGATGCTTATATTTTTATAGACGCTGAAAGCTTTATGCAGATATTTATAAATCTTATAGATAATGCAATAAAATACAATGTGAGAAACGGACAAATATATATAAGAAGCTATATTAAAGAGGATAAAAATCATATTCAAATTGAAGATACAGGCATTGGTATACCGAGGGAGCATAGAGAAAAAATATTTGAGCCATTTTACACCGTAGATAAAAATAGATCCAAAAATTTTTCAGGTACAGGCATTGGTCTTTCATTGGTCAAGAACCTTGTCGAAAATCAAAGCGGAATAATAAGTCTTGTGGATACAAAAAAATCAACTTGCTTTGAGATAGTGTTTCCTCTTTATAATGAAGAAAGGAAATGTAGGATAAAATGA
- a CDS encoding BhlA/UviB family holin-like peptide has translation MENEVLKLASTQGIWAALSVALIFYILKGQEKRDAKQVERESKYQEIISTLTDKLNIIEDVKKDIEEVKSYILTQRN, from the coding sequence ATGGAAAATGAAGTATTAAAACTAGCTTCGACTCAAGGAATATGGGCAGCATTATCTGTAGCTCTTATTTTTTATATCTTGAAGGGGCAGGAAAAGAGAGATGCAAAGCAGGTTGAACGTGAGTCTAAGTATCAAGAAATAATCTCAACCCTAACAGATAAGTTAAATATTATAGAAGATGTAAAAAAAGATATTGAAGAAGTTAAATCTTATATATTAACACAGCGAAATTAA
- a CDS encoding RNA polymerase sigma factor, whose translation MNQLAENFLKRQKLDDELKSNMLPGSLQDEFNNYAFKVYLYGYIKKTIVFSAMQIKKKTNQISQREELSLNIIDPNFNEERMNLIEYSQNDFLDDITEFVVKDSSCSYDEISHDKKILKAVNTLTDRQKQILYMCVITGESDTLVAKKLGITKQGVNKTKKAALNKLRRKLYSNI comes from the coding sequence ATGAATCAATTAGCAGAAAACTTTTTAAAGAGACAAAAGCTTGATGATGAGTTAAAAAGTAACATGTTACCAGGTAGTTTGCAAGATGAGTTCAATAACTATGCTTTTAAAGTATATCTATATGGATATATAAAAAAAACCATAGTTTTCTCTGCAATGCAAATCAAGAAAAAAACTAATCAAATAAGCCAAAGAGAAGAATTGAGCTTAAATATTATTGATCCTAATTTCAATGAAGAAAGAATGAACCTCATTGAGTATAGTCAAAATGATTTTTTAGATGATATAACCGAGTTTGTTGTAAAAGATAGCAGCTGTAGTTATGATGAGATTTCTCATGATAAGAAAATATTAAAGGCTGTTAATACTCTTACAGATAGACAAAAACAAATTTTATATATGTGTGTCATTACAGGGGAAAGTGACACTTTAGTCGCCAAAAAACTTGGTATTACAAAGCAGGGAGTTAATAAAACAAAGAAGGCTGCATTAAACAAATTAAGAAGAAAGCTATATTCAAATATATAA
- a CDS encoding helix-turn-helix domain-containing protein, which yields MEDRELRKVFHNAQNGDKDSIQKILEMFQPLVHKNSFIDGKFDEDCFQELNIKLINCIKSFEFSPIAIEDVHKSFEELLSLKE from the coding sequence ATGGAAGATAGAGAATTACGGAAAGTTTTTCACAATGCACAAAATGGGGATAAGGATTCTATACAAAAAATACTAGAAATGTTTCAGCCTTTAGTTCATAAAAATAGTTTTATAGATGGAAAGTTTGATGAAGACTGTTTTCAAGAGCTAAATATTAAACTTATAAACTGTATAAAGTCTTTTGAGTTTTCCCCTATAGCTATAGAGGATGTACATAAGTCCTTTGAAGAATTACTGTCTCTGAAAGAATAA
- a CDS encoding sigma 54-interacting transcriptional regulator yields the protein MNFDLFSIQDIVQKYADVIAQVSGVDVEVVDKKLYRVAGTGLYAEDVNQDMSSEGYVYKHILNTGEIRAIHNPGEDFLCFNCPSRSNCQETIEISMPIKVHEEIIGIIGLVGSNKDQRDLILQNEKLYLEFINQIAYFIAAKALEQKEKESKLSIIATLDSVIDHMEQGVLIMGKGNIITRGNESAKKQLGISTVKGKTVEIIYTGDELNNTSEYKMIIDNKEIFIMGEVYPLELRDYQYTSILIFKNIKTIHSDLYEMTATLKTVDAKNIIGSSEATKRLKRNIMKVAGSNSTVLITGESGTGKEMVATAIWRESDRRNQKFVAVNCAAIPESLLESELFGYVKGAFSGADPKGRIGKFELANQGIIFLDEIGDMPIYLQAKLLRVLQERTITRIGSNQVIPIDVRVIAATNKDLKAMIETKKFREDLYYRLNVIPLSIKPLRERREDIEELTNYFIKRYSRLLNKFYIYIERSTMELLKNHMWRGNVRELENTVEFMVNMMESDGVLNDKTLSVDFFKDVSTEIIINNNSDTITPLKELELREIQKALSIFGDTTEGKRKAAVSLGISLTTFYRRLEEVLKK from the coding sequence ATGAATTTTGATTTATTTTCAATTCAGGATATCGTTCAGAAATATGCAGATGTAATCGCACAGGTGTCCGGCGTAGATGTAGAGGTAGTGGATAAAAAATTATACCGTGTAGCCGGTACAGGCCTTTATGCAGAAGATGTAAATCAGGACATGTCCTCTGAGGGCTATGTGTATAAGCATATTTTAAATACCGGAGAAATAAGGGCTATTCATAATCCCGGAGAGGATTTTTTGTGTTTTAACTGCCCAAGCCGAAGTAATTGTCAGGAAACCATAGAGATTTCCATGCCAATCAAGGTTCATGAAGAGATCATAGGAATTATTGGACTTGTAGGAAGCAATAAGGACCAAAGGGATTTGATTTTACAAAATGAGAAGCTTTACCTTGAGTTTATTAATCAAATAGCGTATTTTATTGCCGCCAAGGCCTTAGAACAGAAGGAAAAAGAAAGTAAATTATCTATAATAGCTACCTTAGACAGTGTAATTGATCATATGGAGCAGGGTGTATTGATAATGGGAAAAGGCAATATCATAACAAGAGGAAACGAGAGCGCCAAGAAGCAGTTGGGCATATCCACAGTGAAAGGCAAGACCGTGGAAATCATTTATACCGGTGATGAGCTGAACAATACCTCGGAATACAAGATGATAATAGACAATAAAGAGATATTTATTATGGGAGAGGTGTACCCCTTAGAGCTAAGAGATTACCAGTATACCAGCATACTTATCTTTAAGAATATTAAAACTATACATTCTGATCTGTACGAAATGACGGCTACACTAAAAACTGTAGATGCGAAAAATATTATCGGCAGCAGTGAAGCAACAAAAAGATTAAAAAGAAATATAATGAAGGTAGCCGGCTCAAATTCAACAGTACTGATTACAGGAGAAAGCGGAACTGGTAAGGAAATGGTGGCCACCGCCATATGGAGAGAAAGTGACAGAAGGAATCAGAAATTTGTTGCTGTTAACTGTGCCGCTATCCCTGAATCACTACTGGAAAGCGAGCTTTTCGGATATGTTAAAGGAGCCTTCAGTGGAGCGGACCCAAAGGGAAGAATAGGAAAGTTCGAGCTTGCAAATCAGGGGATAATATTTTTAGATGAAATAGGAGACATGCCTATATATCTTCAAGCCAAGCTGTTAAGAGTACTACAAGAAAGGACAATTACCCGTATTGGTTCTAACCAGGTGATACCTATAGATGTTCGGGTTATAGCGGCTACTAATAAGGATCTTAAAGCTATGATAGAGACAAAAAAGTTCCGAGAAGATCTGTATTATAGACTGAATGTTATACCTCTCAGTATTAAACCCCTCAGAGAAAGAAGAGAGGATATTGAAGAACTTACGAATTATTTCATCAAAAGATATAGCCGCTTGCTTAATAAGTTTTACATCTATATTGAAAGAAGTACTATGGAGTTGTTAAAGAACCATATGTGGAGAGGAAACGTAAGAGAGCTGGAAAATACCGTTGAATTCATGGTTAATATGATGGAAAGCGACGGAGTATTAAATGATAAAACCCTTTCGGTGGATTTTTTTAAGGATGTTTCCACAGAGATTATAATCAATAATAACTCTGATACAATAACACCCCTTAAGGAACTGGAGCTTAGGGAAATACAGAAGGCCTTAAGTATTTTTGGGGATACAACGGAAGGAAAAAGAAAGGCAGCGGTGAGCCTGGGCATTAGCTTAACCACCTTTTACAGAAGACTGGAGGAAGTATTGAAGAAATGA